Proteins from one Streptomyces sp. NBC_00390 genomic window:
- a CDS encoding nickel transporter, giving the protein MKTADGTTTRGGTGSKGGIKGRTAAVGAAVLVAGAALALLPAGTAAAHPLGNFTVNRYDGLLVAPGRLSVDHVEDLAEIPAAQARTRIDRNSDREMSPGELSEWAGQRCRDAARDSRVTVERHGPVALTPGASRAEVRPGQAGLPTLRVECRLAAALPDGRRTIGFRAAGSGQGPGWREITARGDRMTLVSSDVPKASTSRRLAVYPNGPLSSAPDRTTAALSVTPGGAPAEADRQEAAPPASVLPRGADRWTQALTGMVSRRDLTVGSGALALATAVLLGALHALAPGHGKTVMAAAAAAGGRNSLRDVLSLGASVTITHTLGVFALGALIAVGSAAAPSVVAWLGVASGALVAGAGAVLVRRAWRNRGHDHAHGHTYGQQHGHGPQQGHGPGSEQDHGTEHGGHEPTHLWETGPVGGPAPGPEHMPEAGHGHSKRDEHGNGDGHVHNHSHPHPHPHPHPHPHPHPHPHPHGHTHTHDHRSLGLRSTLLLGFAGGLVPSPSAVVVLVGAAALGRAWFGLLLVVAYGLGLALTLAAAGFAAVRLGARATRLLAGRSRPTWRLVSAAQRALPLGTACVVLALGCGLALKGAATALA; this is encoded by the coding sequence ATGAAGACCGCAGACGGAACGACGACCAGAGGCGGCACAGGAAGCAAGGGCGGCATCAAGGGGCGTACGGCAGCCGTCGGCGCGGCGGTCCTGGTGGCCGGTGCGGCGCTCGCGCTGCTGCCCGCGGGGACGGCCGCCGCGCATCCACTGGGGAACTTCACCGTCAACCGCTACGACGGACTGCTCGTCGCACCCGGACGGCTGAGCGTCGACCATGTCGAGGACCTCGCGGAGATACCCGCCGCTCAAGCTCGCACCAGGATCGACCGGAACAGCGACCGGGAGATGTCCCCCGGGGAACTCTCCGAATGGGCCGGTCAGCGCTGCCGGGACGCGGCCCGGGACAGCCGGGTCACGGTCGAGCGGCACGGTCCGGTCGCGCTCACGCCCGGCGCGAGCCGCGCCGAGGTGCGACCGGGGCAGGCCGGTCTGCCGACGCTCCGCGTCGAGTGCCGGCTGGCGGCCGCACTGCCGGACGGGCGTCGCACGATCGGCTTCCGGGCGGCGGGCAGCGGCCAGGGACCGGGCTGGCGGGAGATCACGGCCCGCGGAGACCGGATGACGCTCGTGTCGTCGGACGTACCGAAGGCGTCGACATCACGCCGGCTGGCGGTGTATCCGAACGGGCCGCTCTCGTCGGCGCCGGACCGCACGACGGCGGCGCTGTCGGTCACCCCCGGCGGCGCACCTGCGGAGGCGGACCGCCAGGAGGCCGCGCCCCCGGCCTCCGTGCTGCCGCGCGGGGCGGACCGCTGGACCCAGGCACTGACCGGGATGGTGTCCCGGCGCGATCTGACCGTGGGGTCCGGCGCGCTTGCCCTGGCGACCGCGGTCCTGCTGGGCGCGCTGCACGCCCTCGCACCGGGTCACGGCAAGACGGTGATGGCCGCGGCCGCGGCGGCGGGCGGCAGGAACTCCTTGCGCGATGTCCTCTCCCTGGGCGCTTCGGTGACGATCACGCACACGCTCGGTGTGTTCGCACTGGGCGCCCTGATCGCGGTGGGCTCCGCGGCGGCACCGTCGGTGGTGGCGTGGCTGGGCGTCGCGAGCGGGGCCCTGGTGGCCGGGGCGGGGGCGGTACTCGTCCGGAGGGCGTGGCGCAACCGCGGACACGATCATGCGCACGGGCACACGTATGGACAGCAGCACGGCCACGGGCCACAGCAGGGACACGGACCGGGCAGCGAACAGGACCACGGCACGGAACACGGTGGCCATGAGCCGACGCACCTTTGGGAGACGGGTCCCGTCGGCGGTCCCGCCCCTGGACCGGAGCACATGCCGGAGGCCGGACACGGGCACAGCAAGAGGGACGAGCACGGCAACGGGGACGGCCACGTGCACAACCACAGCCATCCGCACCCGCACCCGCACCCGCACCCGCACCCGCACCCGCACCCGCACCCGCACCCGCACGGGCATACCCACACCCACGACCACCGTTCCCTCGGGCTGCGGTCCACTCTTCTGCTCGGCTTCGCCGGCGGCCTCGTCCCCAGTCCGTCCGCCGTCGTCGTCCTCGTCGGCGCCGCCGCGCTCGGTCGTGCCTGGTTCGGCCTGCTGCTCGTCGTCGCGTACGGTCTCGGGCTCGCCCTCACTCTCGCCGCCGCCGGGTTCGCCGCGGTCCGGCTCGGCGCCCGCGCCACCCGGCTGCTCGCCGGGCGCAGCCGCCCCACATGGCGGTTGGTCTCCGCCGCTCAGCGTGCACTCCCGCTGGGCACCGCCTGCGTGGTCCTCGCGCTGGGATGCGGATTGGCGCTCAAGGGGGCGGCAACAGCACTTGCGTGA
- a CDS encoding serine/threonine-protein kinase, protein MSEVPGDERLLAGRYRLMSPLGEGGMGVVWRARDELLGREVAVKEVRAPAALGTDDERRLYARLEREAWAAARVSHRNVVTVYDVATQDGRPWIVMELVRGLALSDVLDAEGPLAPARAARIGAEILAALRAAHDAGVLHRDVKPGNVLIGNDGRVVLSDFGIATVEGSSNLTMTGELIGSPEFLAPERALGRTPGPESDLWSLGVLLYAAVEGNSPFRQNTPLSTLRAVVDEELPLPHRAGPLTPVIAGLLRKDPAQRLSAAEAERELRVVAAGGAPRTAPPPGADHPTVAAGSPTTAVHPQSRTPAPVPGPATASTTAPMSGAAPAAANGLPPDRARRAAVVLIAGVAVLLLAVSGLAWALVNSNRDPGGGKDKGSSTPSTPGTSSTSPGSTASAPGGGATDDGTSDDGGDDGGDSGGDGGTYTPPQSVEVHVQGVRDSYAGTCPPAEAQAPAFRATITVARTPVGVDYRWVTRNGDGDGDGSGSGSGWRTLDFAAGRPKQKQVDHIELTYEQGGTHHDRIRVEIRSPVEVRSHWIDFSVTCDQETPTDEVSSSAGTASAVSAAFRRDR, encoded by the coding sequence GTGAGCGAAGTGCCCGGCGACGAGCGGCTGTTGGCAGGTCGCTACCGCCTCATGAGCCCCTTGGGCGAAGGCGGCATGGGAGTGGTGTGGCGCGCCCGCGACGAGTTGCTGGGCCGCGAGGTCGCGGTCAAGGAGGTCCGGGCCCCCGCCGCCCTCGGCACCGACGACGAGCGCCGGCTCTATGCCCGCCTCGAACGGGAGGCCTGGGCGGCGGCCCGCGTCTCGCACCGCAATGTGGTCACCGTCTACGACGTGGCGACCCAGGACGGCCGCCCCTGGATCGTGATGGAGCTGGTGCGCGGACTCGCCCTCTCCGACGTACTTGACGCCGAGGGCCCCCTCGCCCCGGCGCGCGCCGCGCGCATCGGCGCAGAGATCCTCGCTGCCCTGCGCGCCGCGCACGACGCGGGCGTGCTGCACCGGGATGTGAAGCCCGGGAACGTACTCATCGGCAACGACGGCCGCGTGGTGCTGTCCGATTTCGGGATCGCGACGGTGGAAGGGTCGTCCAACCTGACCATGACGGGCGAGCTGATCGGCTCTCCCGAATTCCTCGCCCCGGAACGGGCGCTGGGACGTACGCCGGGGCCCGAGTCCGATCTCTGGTCGCTCGGCGTCCTGCTGTACGCCGCGGTCGAGGGCAACTCGCCGTTCCGCCAGAACACCCCGTTGAGCACGCTGCGGGCCGTCGTGGACGAGGAGCTTCCGCTGCCGCACCGTGCGGGTCCGCTGACGCCGGTGATCGCGGGGCTGCTGCGCAAGGACCCGGCGCAGCGGCTCTCGGCGGCGGAGGCCGAGCGGGAGTTGCGGGTCGTGGCCGCGGGCGGCGCACCCCGCACGGCTCCGCCGCCCGGCGCCGACCACCCCACCGTGGCGGCCGGCTCCCCCACGACTGCGGTGCATCCGCAGTCGCGCACGCCCGCACCGGTGCCCGGTCCGGCCACCGCGTCCACCACAGCTCCCATGTCCGGCGCAGCTCCCGCGGCCGCGAACGGCCTGCCGCCCGACCGTGCGCGGCGCGCGGCGGTGGTGCTGATCGCCGGGGTAGCTGTGCTGCTGCTCGCGGTCAGCGGTCTCGCCTGGGCGCTGGTCAACAGCAACAGGGACCCGGGCGGCGGCAAGGACAAGGGCAGCAGCACACCCTCTACGCCGGGCACTTCGAGCACGAGCCCCGGCAGTACGGCCTCCGCGCCCGGAGGCGGCGCGACGGACGACGGCACCTCGGACGACGGCGGAGACGACGGCGGAGACAGCGGCGGTGACGGCGGTACGTACACCCCGCCTCAGAGCGTCGAGGTCCATGTCCAGGGGGTGAGGGACAGTTACGCGGGCACCTGCCCGCCTGCCGAAGCGCAGGCTCCGGCCTTCCGCGCGACGATCACTGTCGCCCGCACGCCGGTGGGTGTCGACTACCGCTGGGTGACCAGGAACGGCGACGGCGACGGCGACGGTTCCGGCTCCGGCTCCGGCTGGAGGACGCTGGACTTCGCGGCCGGGAGGCCGAAGCAGAAGCAGGTCGACCACATCGAGCTGACCTACGAGCAGGGCGGGACACACCACGACCGGATCCGGGTGGAGATCCGGAGTCCGGTCGAGGTGCGCTCGCACTGGATCGACTTCTCGGTCACATGCGATCAGGAGACCCCGACGGACGAGGTCTCCTCTTCGGCCGGTACGGCGAGCGCGGTGAGCGCCGCGTTCAGGCGTGATCGGTGA